Proteins encoded in a region of the Nicotiana tomentosiformis chromosome 9, ASM39032v3, whole genome shotgun sequence genome:
- the LOC104093571 gene encoding protein IMPAIRED IN BABA-INDUCED STERILITY 1-like, producing MGCVSSKQATAHSPPHHNYNSSSIKTAVINRNGEIIKDPNLQHVNKSGFGPLEKIKEEPEKEKKAESLIRRSSSNSRGSKKGSNEKKANFSIKFGRLTEGEHLAAGWPAWLTAVASDAIDGWLPLRSDAFERLEKIGQGTYSSVYRARDIETGKMVALKKVKFDNFQPDSVRFMAREITILRKLDHPNIMKLIGIVTSRLSCCIYLVFEYMEHDLSGLLSCPDIKFTDSQIKCYMRQLLSGLEHCHSRGIMHRDIKASNVLINNEGILKIADFGLANFLSARHKQPLTSRVVTLWYRPPELLLGSTNYGLTVDLWSAGCVFAELFFGRPLLKGRTEVEQLHKIFKLCGSPSDEYWRKSKLPLATIFKPQHPYESTLRDRCKELPKTAVNLIETLLSIDPHRRGTASSAHDSEYFSTKPYACDPSSLPKYPPNKEIDAKFREEARRKKTSSTVKASGASRDSRNVQKALQKSSNFGIMVSTEEAEANIHNGRRNNGGSGPISKGKGATVARISMKPSYDTVSEASQTTGDSQGESIRSVPAQMTASSGVTWAKKRKQDSAATRPHPQDNSRSQKLIAFDLSNVLHAADTSDLNMQDSYDFSSRINTEARGHNNDATHSIGRQYTHESQELSEDYNGKQKRVGLSGPLIQQRSDAKHDNQTRQDCRRSRFYRDLQ from the exons ATGGGTTGTGTCAGCTCCAAGCAGGCCACGGCCCATTCCCCGCCACACCACAATTACAATTCCTCCTCTATAAAAACTGCTGTTATTAACAGAAATGGAGAAATTATTAAAGATCCCAATTTGCAGCATGTTAATAAGAGTGGATTTGGCCCTTTGGAGAAGATTAAAGAGGAACCCGAAAAGGAGAAGAAGGCGGAGTCTTTAATTCGAAGGAGTTCCTCGAATTCTAGAGGTTCCAAGAAAGGGAGTAATGAAAAAAAGGCTAATTTTAGTATCAAATTTGGAAGGTTAACGGAAGGAGAACATTTGGCTGCTGGTTGGCCCGCGTGGCTCACTGCTGTCGCGTCTGACGCTATTGATGGATGGCTGCCTCTAAGATCAGACGCGTTCGAGAGATTAGAAAAG ATTGGACAAGGTACGTACAGCAGTGTTTATCGTGCACGTGACATCGAGACTGGTAAAATGGTTGCCCTGAAGAAGGTGAAATTTGACAATTTCCAGCCAGACAGTGTCAGATTTATGGCCCGAGAAATAACAATTCTTCGCAAACTTGACCATCCAAATATCATGAAGCTGATCGGAATAGTCACTTCTCGGTTATCATGTTGCATATACCTTGTTTTCGAATACATGGAACATGACCTCTCTGGACTGTTGTCATGTCCTGACATTAAGTTCACTGATTCACAG ATCAAATGCTATATGCGGCAGCTGCTGAGTGGACTAGAGCATTGTCATTCCCGAGGTATAATGCACCGAGATATTAAAGCATCCAACGTTTTGATAAACAATGAAGGAATTCTAAAGATAGCAGATTTTGGTCTTGCAAATTTCCTTAGTGCTAGGCACAAGCAACCACTAACCAGCCGCGTAGTGACTTTATGGTATCGACCTCCTGAACTTCTGCTGGGATCCACAAATTATGGGCTAACGGTGGATTTGTGGAGTGCTGGTTGTGTTTTTGCAGAACTATTTTTTGGGAGGCCTCTCCTGAAAGGGAGGACTGAG GTTGAACAATTGCACAAAATCTTCAAGCTCTGTGGTTCTCCATCTGATGAATACTGGAGAAAGTCTAAACTTCCTCTTGCGACAATTTTTAAACCCCAACATCCTTATGAGAGTACACTCCGAGATAGATGTAAAGAATTACCAAAAACTGCTGTCAACCTTATAGAAACACTTCTTTCAATTGACCCTCATAGACGTGGAACTGCTTCATCTGCTCATGATTCTGAG TATTTCAGTACAAAGCCTTATGCTTGTGACCCGTCAAGCTTGCCTAAGTACCCCCCGAACAAGGAAATTGATGCAAAGTTCCGAGAAGAAGCGCGGAG AAAGAAGACCAGTTCCACAGTGAAAGCATCTGGAGCTTCAAGAGATTCAAGAAATGTGCAAAAAGCTCTTCAAAAATCGAGCAACTTCGGCATAATGGTCTCAACTGAG GAAGCTGAAGCCAATATTCACAATGGCCGTAGAAACAATGGTGGTAGCGGCCCTATTTCTAAAGGAAAAGGAGCTACCGTGGCACGTATATCAATGAAACCATCTTATGATACAGTGTCAGAGGCTTCTCAGACGACCGGAGATTCTCAAGGCGAAAGCATTCGATCTGTCCCTGCTCAAATGACAGCGTCAAGTGGCGTTACCTGGGCGAAAAAGAGAAAGCAAGATTCTGCAGCCACAAGGCCACATCCACAGGACAATTCAAGAAGTCAAAAGTTGATTGCCTTTGATCTTTCCAATGTACTACATGCTGCAGATACCTCAGATTTAAACATGCAAGATAGTTATGACTTTTCTAGCAGGATCAACACTGAAGCCAGAGGCCACAACAATGACGCCACgcattctattggcaggcaatatACTCACGAGTCTCAAGAATTGTCAGAG GACTACAATGGCAAACAAAAAAGGGTTGGGTTGTCAGGACCATTGATACAACAGAGGAGTGATGCAAAGCACGATAATCAAACTCGCCAAGATTGTCGCAGATCCCGGTTTTATAGAG ATTTACAATGA